A genomic window from Colletotrichum destructivum chromosome 7, complete sequence includes:
- a CDS encoding Putative nuclear pore complex protein NUP96: MSGFGSTGFGGFGSTNNQPSTGFGGFGANNNTTATSTGFGSGNTASNAFGSTSNTNAGGGLFGGGGGGSTTTSAFGGTSSGGFGSNTGTTFGAAKPAFGATPSTGGGLFGASNNTNNAATTSTGFGGFGANPTTNTSSPFGGASSSGGGLFGGANKPAFGSATNTNTTGGTSLFGGGNTSGGFGSNTTTGGGFGASMNPGIGSNVGDPPGTALTPFQAHQEKETTGAGNQSNSFQNVLFQEPYKKWSSEELRLADYAQGRRHGNASGTGAFGVSNFGSGGFGSTANQQSSGFGTGASTGGGLFGGGNNTTNTTSATSGFGSGSAGGFGAGSGGLFGNNAAKPATGGLFGGATATPSQPAQSGGLFGGGASTGGGFGTTGTTGGFGATNTNTGGGLFGSNTNNANQNKPSGFSFGNTGGSATGGFGSTANTGFGANNTNTAVSSTGGGLFGNAAQSTGGGLFGNNQSQPQQQSTGSAFGGGGGFGAQAQQSGGGLFGNNQQKPATGGGLFGGGGASTTGGGLFGGGNAPSNSFGGANTTNNSGGGLFGAKPATTGGGLFGSNTTGQNTTTGGGLFGGGLGANNNNNQQQQQQQQTGQSSLFGGGQNQTKPGGLFGSSQPAGGGLFGGQNTQQQGSLFGNNNQQQQQQQPQNSFLGGSLLGNSQGVNSGPQSLTANINDVSAYGSPSLFSNLQGSETPNPGPLATPLSSKSKPRRSSILPMYKLNPASAARFATPQKRGFGFSYSTYGTPGGSPSSAASTPGGASRSLLGSSSFNRSLSKSVSTSNLRRSFNAEDSILAPGAFSSSSGPRYYGQNGSVKKLIINKDMRSDLFSTPTKDKPSSDQANGSRKLSKRVSFDTSTMDAPEGDDDESVITSTPRGGATAQDAAPTGAHVSGTNSSAGTSGESDPSKGKELAIVHEEDASSQAIIHKEGLDAAPGAYWMSPTKEVLASMNRVQRQQVTGFTVGRDNVGSVQFKVPVDLTNIDLDEIFGGIVILETRSATVYPIAAKKPPVGKGLNVPATITLEQSWPRGRDKRPSNDAKRFHKHVERLKRIENTTFENYDTETGIWKFSVEHFTTYGLDYDEDEDEAEQPAGEQPRQDVSFDNASQQDSYDSESSPREDDTFDFRRNKRRALPGAFDYRDEDFEVQDAQRPSHPQSFLGNSFAGSTSNALILSAEETDDQDNEYGLSEDEDTVGTPLRRHLAAEQTIDPPQDDVAVPTSETPGGILRARMRALKGSATPMKLQVAGGDEWMDMLQRSVSPQKRDRAFLRSVNEAALQPAVQDAEATGQRGRVVSDGRGFATSIDLMNSLFERAKAPSVPAPSRGFVQWPYERQTKSFVDQSDLGEADRSFYNSMRPSWGPDGTLIFASTRSSLEGAGRRNTADNLMITKNFIQAQGREIQSAKFSNEASAKTLENQIQMTRIELAGGVPKPSLHPVSLKSLFHDQDVSNPASMHEKLVWELASILFDATTAVNETAEAETRRNALSRFWAALVDSASSRSVALARSGEEKAIAALSGHRVQDACKYLLDGKNFRLATLVSLIGSNDQSKKDMREQLNEWQEANFLSEFAEPVRAIYELLSGNSCVCEGKKGVPLEDRIESFVISERFGLDWKQAFGLRLWYSIPRKGDLSDAVRLFQEDVAQDREQRPQTWYLEQGISALWQDQDQDQREDLLWGLLKLFADEETNLEAVLRPENSQLSPFDVRLSWQLSRALVSTSKVSYGPGATEKADALTISFADQLVNEGSWLEATFVLLHLSQPEMRAKAVQDNLCRHAGLLGPETGPNFVTLTQTMKVPSAWIWEAQALYMRAVKKDAAAEVQCLLRAASYSEAHEVFVHKVAPSSVISRNYDELAAILSRFDGHDDDIAGWTLGGEIYKAFLELVNCCRQRQQVPLPVLEKLVAGLPAMRENAENANITSLAAISEMGSNVAKVIVETSRKEEDVPRVLGLPLTEDAHLKHSLHLSLSYYEGLMAGAR; this comes from the exons ATGTCTGGCTTCGGTAGCACTGGCTTTGGCGGCTTTGGCTCGACCAACAACCAGCCATCAACTGGTTTTGGAGGGTTCGGggccaacaacaacacaaccGCCACCAGTACTG GCTTCGGCTCTGGCAACACAGCAAGCAATGCCTTTGGATCCACCAGTAACACCAATGCTGGTGGCGGCTTGtttggtggtggcggcggtggcagcacCACAACCAGTGCTTTTGGCGGCACGTCATCGG GCGGCTTCGGATCCAATACAGGCACAACCTTCGGCGCAGCGAAACCCGCCTTTGGTGCCACACCGTCTACCGGAGGTGGCCTTTTCGGTGCCTCGAACAATACCAACAACGCAGCCACGACATCCACGGGCTTTGGCGGCTTTGGCGCTAATCCAACAACGAATACCTCATCGCCGTTCGGAGGAGCTTCCTCTAGCGGCGGAGGCCTgttcggcggcgccaacaaGCCCGCCTTTGGCTCtgccaccaacaccaacaccaccggTGGTACATCGTTGTTTGGTGGTGGAAACACGTCTGGCGGCTTCGGcagcaacaccaccaccggtGGCGGCTTCGGCGCATCGATGAACCCCGGAATCGGTTCCAACGTTGGTGATCCGCCAGGTACCGCTCTCACTCCTTTCCAAGCACACCAAGAGAAGGAGACTACCGGAGCAGGCAATCAGTCCAACTCATTCCAAAACGTTTTGTTCCAGGAGCCGTACAAGAAGTGGTCGTCCGAGGAACTGAGACTGGCTGACTACGCacaaggacgccgtcacgGTAATGCCAGTGGTACTGGAGCCTTCGGTGTTTCCAATTTTGGCAGTGGCGGATTCGGTTCGACGGCCAACCAGCAGTCATCGGGTTTCGGAACGGGCGCATCTACTGGAGGCGGTCTTTTTGGAGGCGGAAACAACACTACCAACACAACATCAGCAACCAGCGGTTTCGGCAGCGGCTCTGCCGGAGGATTCGGTGCTGGCAGCGGTGGTCTTTTTGGGAACAATGCTGCTAAACCGGCTACTGGAGGCCTCTTTGGCGGTGCCACTGCCACCCCTTCGCAACCTGCTCAGTCCGGCGGactcttcggcggcggcgcaagCACAGGAGGCGGATTCGGTACCACGGGCACGACCGGCGGGTTTGGTGCCACAAACACCAACACGGGCGGTGGTCTTTTCGGCTCAAACACCAACAACGCAAACCAGAACAAGCCGTCTGGCTTCAGCTTTGGGAACACTGGAGGAAGCGCTACCGGCGGCTTTGGAAGCACAGCTAATACCGGTTTCGGAGCCAACAACACTAACACTGCTGTCAGCTCCACGGGTGGTGGGCTGTTTGGCAACGCTGCCCAGTCTACAGGTGGTGGGCTTTTCGGAAACAATCAGTCGCAGCCTCAACAACAGAGCACGGGCTCGGCGTttggcggaggcggcggatTCGGCGCACAAGCGCAACAgtcgggcggcgggcttTTTGGAAACAACCAGCAGAAGCCGGCAACGGGCGGTGGCCTCTtcgggggcggaggggcgTCAACtaccggcggcggccttttTGGTGGTGGAAACGCTCCCTCCAACTCGTTCGGCGGTGCCAACACAACCAACAATAGCGGCGGTGGGTTGTTCGGGGCAAAGCCAGCAACCACAGGTGGCGGTCTCTTTGGATCAAACACGACTGGCCAGAACACGACCACTGGAGGCGGCTTGTTCGGAGGTGGGTTGggcgccaacaacaacaacaaccagcagcaacagcagcagcagcagactGGGCAGTCCTCCTTATTCGGTGGCGGCCAAAACCAGACGAAGCCTGGCGGTCTCTTCGGCTCATCTCAGCCTGCGGGTGGTGGTTTGTTCGGAGGGCAGAACACGCAGCAGCAGGGTTCCTTATTTGGCAACAACaatcaacagcagcagcaacaacaaccccaGAACTCGTTCCTTGGCGGCTCACTTCTGGGCAACTCCCAAGGTGTGAACTCTGGTCCCCAGTCCCTCACGGCTAATATCAACGACGTGTCTGCGTAcggctcgccgtccttgttCTCCAACCTCCAAGGGTCCGAGACGCCCAACCCAGGCCCGCTTGCTACACCCCTTTCTAGCAAGTCCAAGCCCAGACGCAGCTCCATTCTGCCCATGTACAAGCTGAATCCTGCATCAGCCGCTCGTTTTGCGACTCCTCAGAAGAGGGGGTTCGGGTTCTCTTACAGCACATACGGCACTCCTGGCGGTAGCCCTTCGAGTGCAGCGAGCACTCCTGGCGGTGCCAGCCGGAGTTTGCTCGGATCTTCGTCGTTCAACCGGAGTCTGAGCAAGAGCGTATCAACTAGCAACCTGAGGAGAAGCTTCAATGCAGAGGACAGCATTCTTGCGCCCGGTGCTTTCTCATCCAGCTCAGGACCTCGATACTACGGTCAAAATGGCAGCGTCAAGAAGCTGatcatcaacaaggacaTGCGCAGCGACCTGTTCTCAACCCCTACCAAGGATAAACCTTCTTCCGACCAAGCCAATGGTTCTCGCAAGCTATCAAAGAGAGTTAGCTTTGACACCAGTACGATGGATGCCCCCGAAggtgatgacgacgaaaGTGTCATCACGTCTACTCCCAGAGGTGGCGCGACCGCACAAGATGCAGCACCCACTGGTGCCCATGTCAGCGGGACCAATTCATCAGCTGGGACCTCCGGAGAATCGGACCCAagcaagggcaaggagctTGCTATCGTTCATGAGGAGGATGCATCGTCACAGGCTATCATTCATAAGGAAGGTCTCGATGCGGCTCCCGGTGCTTACTGGATGAGTCCCACCAAGGAGGTTCTTGCTTCCATGAATAGAGTGCAACGCCAGCAAGTCACAGGCTTCACTGTTGGCAGGGACAACGTTGGCAGTGTGCAATTCAAAGTTCCCGTCGACCTCACGAACATTGACCTTGATGAAATCTTCGGAGGGATTGTCATTCTGGAAACCCGTTCGGCGACCGTCTACCCCATCGCAGCCAAGAAGCCCCCCGTGGGTAAGGGCTTGAACGTTCCGGCAACCATCACTCTGGAGCAATCTTGGCCGCGTGGCAGAGACAAGCGACCTAGCAACGATGCTAAGCGATTCCATAAGCACGTTGAACGCCTTAAGCGCATCGAGAACACAACGTTTGAGAATTACGACACTGAGACGGGCATTTGGAAGTTCTCGGTCGAGCATTTCACAACATATGGTCTGGActacgacgaggacgaggacgaagctGAGCAGCCTGCCGGTGAACAGCCCCGCCAAGACGTTTCTTTCGATAATGCCTCTCAGCAAGACTCGTATGATTCCGAGTCTAGTCCTCGGGAAGATGACACATTTGATTTTCGCAGAAACAAGCGTCGCGCCTTGCCTGGGGCGTTCGACTACCGGGACGAGGACTTTGAGGTTCAAGATGCTCAGCGACCTTCTCATCCCCAGTCTTTTTTAGGAAATAGCTTCGCGGGTTCGACGTCCAATGCGCTAATTTTGTCGGCGGAGGAGACCGACGACCAGGACAACGAATATGGCCTGTCTGAGGACGAGGATACGGTGGGGACACCCCTCAGACGCCATCTCGCCGCGGAGCAAACAATCGATCCGCCGCAGGACGATGTTGCAGTCCCTACAAGCGAAACACCGGGTGGCATTCTAAGGGCGAGAATGCGAGCACTGAAGGGTTCGGCTACCCCCATGAAGCTTCAGGTCGCCGGAGGAGACGAATGGATGGATATGCTTCAACGCTCTGTCAGCCCTCAGAAGAGAGATCGAGCATTTCTGCGAAGCGTAAACGAGGCAGCACTGCAACCGGCTGTCCAGGACGCTGAAGCAACGGGCCAGAGAGGCCGAGTCGTATCTGACGGGCGCGGCTTCGCCACAAGCATCGACTTGATGAACTCGCTGTTCGAAAGGGCCAAGGCGCCATCTGTGCCTGCGCCTTCGAGAGGATTTGTTCAG TGGCCCTATGAACGACAGACCAAATCTTTTGTTGACCAATCCGATCTGGGTGAAGCCGACCGCTCCTTTTACAACTCCATGAGGCCCAGTTGGGGACCCGACGGAACTTTGATTTTTGCCTCCACCCGCTCCTctctcgagggcgccggcagGCGAAACACGGCCGACAACCTCATGATCACCAAAAACTTCATCCAGGCCCAGGGTCGCGAGATCCAATCGGCCAAATTTTCCAATGAA GCCTCCGCAAAGACGCTTGAGAACCAGATACAGATGACACGGATAGAGCTCGCAGGGGGTGTTCCCAAGCCGTCTTTGCACCCTGTATCGCTCAAGTCTCTTTTCCACGACCAGGACGTAAGCAACCCGGCCAGTATGCACGAGAAACTCGTCTGGGAGCTTGCGAGCATTCTCTTCGACGCGACTACTGCCGTCAACGAGACAGCCGAGGCTGAAACCCGTAGAAACGCCTTGTCGCGGTTTTGGGCAGCGCTTGTCGACTCTGCGTCATCAAGGTCCGTCGCTCTCGCGAGATCAGGTGAAGAAAAGGCCATTGCTGCCTTGTCTGGTCATCGGGTTCAGGACGCCTGTAAATatctcctcgacggcaagAACTTCCGCCTCGCCACCTTGGTGTCCTTAATTGGCAGCAATGATCAGTCAAAGAAGGACATGCGCGAACAATTGAACGAATGGCAAGAAGCCAACTTTCTATCCGAGTTTGCTGAACCCGTTCGGGCAATCTACGAACTTCTCAGCGGCAACTCTTGCGTTTGCGAGGGAAAGAAGGGTGTTCCCCTCGAGGACCGCATTGAGTCTTTTGTCATCTCCGAGCGATTTGGACTGGATTGGAAACAGGCCTTCGGCCTCCGTCTGTGGTATTCCATCCCACGAAAGGGCGATCTTTCTGATGCCGTCCGTCTTTTTCAAGAGGATGTTGCCCAGGACAGGGAGCAGCGACCACAGACATGGTATCTTGAGCAAGGCATTTCAGCGCTCTGGCAAGACCAGGATCAGGATCAGCGCGAGGACCTGTTGTGGGGCCTCCTCAAGCTCTTCGCGGACGAGGAGACCAACCTGGAAGCTGTGTTGCGGCCGGAAAATAGCCAGCTGTCGCCTTTCGACGTTCGCCTGAGTTGGCAACTCAGCCGCGCCCTGGTCTCTACCAGCAAGGTGTCCTACGGACCTGGTGCAACCGAAAAAGCGGATGCCCTGACCATCTCCTTCGCCGATCAACTGGTCAATGAAGGAAGTTGGCTCGAAGCTACCTTTGTCTTGCTACACCTCAGTCAGCCCGAAATGAGGGCCAAGGCTGTGCAGGACAACCTCTGCCGTCACGCCGGCCTTCTGGGACCGGAGACCGGCCCCAACTTTGTAACCCTCACGCAAACCATGAAGGTTCCGTCGGCATGGATCTGGGAGGCTCAGGCTCTTTACATGAGGGCCGTGAAGAaagatgctgctgctgaggtGCAGTGCCTGCTCCGCGCAGCCTCTTATTCTGAAGCACACGAGGTCTTCGTGCACAAGGTGGCTCCGTCTTCTGTTATCAGCCGCAATTATGACGAGTTGGCGGCTATACTGTCTCGCTTTGATGGCCACGATGACGACATTGCAGGTTGGACTCTTGGCGGCGAGATTTACAAGGCGTTCCTGGAACTGGTGAACTGTTGCAGGCAGCGACAGCAGGTTCCCTTGCCCGTGCTCGAAAAGTTGGTCGCGGGCCTGCCAGCAATGCGTGAGAATGCCGAAAACGCCAACATCACGAGCTTGGCAGCCATCTCTGAGATGGGATCAAACGTGGCCAAGGTTATAGTGGAGACGTCCAGAAAAGAAGAG GACGTACCCCGAGTTCTGGGTCTTCCACTCACAGAGGATGCCCACCTCAAGCACTCTCTTCACCTTAGCCTTTCCTACTATGAAGGGCTCATGGCCGGAGCCAGGTAA